The sequence CTTTTGCCGTCCCAGATACCACAATCCAGTGTTCACTCCGGTGGTGGTGCATCTGTAGGCTAAGGCGATGCCCTGGCTTGACCTCAATGCGCTTGATTTTGTAACCCTTGCCTTCCTCAAGAACGGTGAATGATCCCCAGGGACGAAGCTCTGTCGCTGCTACTCCTTTTGGGGCTGTAGCGGCGGGTAAGGATAAGCCGTTGAGCTGTTTTACATCTTGCGTTTGCGGCATGGGCTAAGTTCTCCTAAACGATTGAGTGTAATTGTGGGTAATGTATGTAGCTTACTGAAGGAGGGATTTAAGGATACTTTTGATAGATAAGCCTGAAGATCGCCAGCTAA is a genomic window of Synechococcales cyanobacterium T60_A2020_003 containing:
- a CDS encoding phosphomannose isomerase type II C-terminal cupin domain gives rise to the protein MPQTQDVKQLNGLSLPAATAPKGVAATELRPWGSFTVLEEGKGYKIKRIEVKPGHRLSLQMHHHRSEHWIVVSGTAKVVCDEREMLLSSNQSTYVPPCTHHRLENPGVIPLVLIEVQNGEYLGEDDIVRFQDDYARTSV